The Streptomyces albofaciens JCM 4342 genome has a segment encoding these proteins:
- a CDS encoding 3-hydroxybutyryl-CoA dehydrogenase, with product MSPDIRRVGVVGGGQMGAGIAEVCARAGLDTVVCEVDAVAARAARDRVAASLDRAVRRGRLAESAAGDALARLVFTGSLEDLADRQCVIEAVVENPDAKTEVFAALDKIVEDPAAVLATNTSSLPVMRLGMATGRADRVVGLHFFHPVPVLPLVEVVTSLHTSAATAAAAEDFATRVLGKTVIRSKDRAGFVVNALLVPYLLAAIRMAESGFATAADIDTGMELGCAHPMGPLKLADLIGLDTVASIAESLHAEFREPLYAPPPLLHRMVEAGLLGRKTGRGFHPYGQG from the coding sequence ATGAGCCCGGACATCCGGCGGGTCGGTGTGGTCGGCGGCGGCCAGATGGGGGCGGGCATCGCCGAGGTGTGCGCGCGGGCCGGGCTGGACACCGTGGTGTGCGAGGTGGACGCGGTCGCGGCCCGGGCCGCCCGGGACCGGGTGGCGGCGTCGCTCGACCGCGCGGTGCGGCGCGGCAGGCTGGCGGAGTCCGCGGCCGGGGACGCGCTGGCCCGCCTGGTGTTCACCGGCAGTCTGGAGGACCTGGCCGACCGGCAGTGCGTCATCGAGGCCGTGGTGGAGAACCCGGACGCGAAAACCGAGGTCTTCGCCGCGCTGGACAAGATCGTCGAAGATCCGGCCGCCGTGCTGGCCACCAACACCTCCTCCCTCCCGGTGATGCGGCTCGGCATGGCGACCGGCCGCGCGGACCGGGTCGTGGGCCTGCACTTCTTCCATCCCGTTCCGGTACTGCCGCTGGTGGAGGTCGTGACCTCGCTGCACACCTCGGCGGCGACGGCCGCCGCGGCCGAGGACTTCGCGACCCGGGTGCTCGGCAAGACCGTGATCCGCTCCAAGGACCGGGCGGGCTTCGTCGTCAACGCGCTGCTCGTCCCGTACCTGCTGGCCGCGATCCGGATGGCGGAGTCCGGCTTCGCCACCGCCGCGGACATCGACACGGGCATGGAACTGGGCTGCGCCCACCCCATGGGTCCGCTGAAGCTCGCGGACCTGATCGGCCTGGACACCGTCGCCTCGATCGCGGAGTCCCTCCACGCCGAGTTCCGTGAGCCGCTGTACGCGCCACCGCCGCTGCTGCACCGGATGGTGGAGGCGGGGCTCCTCGGCCGGAAGACCGGCCGGGGATTCCACCCCTACGGCCAGGGCTGA
- a CDS encoding bifunctional 2-methylcitrate synthase/citrate synthase → MSTTAPAVHRGLAGVVVDTTEISTVIQETNSLTYRGYPVQDLAVRCSFEEVAHLLWYGELPDAAQLRAFQARERALRPLDRTTSELLARLPETCHPMDVLRTAVSFFGAEDPTEDDGSPAANRAKSLTLLAKLPTVVAADQRRRRGLVPLPPDPELGYAENFFQMCFGSVPAPEVVRCFEISLVLYAEHSFNASTFTARVVTSTLSDLYSAVTAAIGALKGPLHGGANEAVMHMLEEIGDPRRAAEWLDEALAAKRKIMGFGHRVYKHGDSRVPVMQDALDRLVARAADPETTRLATLHSALRTAMTGRKGIHPNLDYPAGLAYHLMGFDTPAFTPIFVMSRITGWTAHITEQLAHNALIRPLASYAGPNQRAVPGAAG, encoded by the coding sequence ATGTCCACCACCGCGCCCGCGGTCCACCGCGGCCTCGCCGGTGTCGTCGTCGACACCACCGAGATCTCCACCGTCATCCAGGAGACCAACTCCCTGACCTACCGCGGCTATCCGGTCCAGGACCTGGCCGTCCGGTGCTCCTTCGAGGAGGTCGCCCACCTCCTGTGGTACGGCGAACTCCCCGACGCGGCCCAGCTGCGCGCGTTCCAGGCCCGCGAACGCGCCCTGCGCCCCCTGGACCGCACCACCTCCGAACTGCTGGCCCGGCTGCCGGAGACCTGCCACCCGATGGACGTGCTCCGTACGGCCGTCAGCTTCTTCGGCGCCGAGGACCCCACCGAGGACGACGGCAGCCCCGCCGCCAACCGCGCCAAATCCCTGACCCTGCTGGCGAAGCTGCCCACCGTGGTCGCCGCCGACCAGCGCCGCCGCCGGGGACTCGTCCCCCTCCCGCCCGACCCCGAACTCGGCTACGCCGAGAACTTCTTCCAGATGTGCTTCGGCAGCGTGCCCGCCCCCGAGGTGGTCCGCTGCTTCGAGATCTCCCTCGTGCTCTACGCCGAACACAGCTTCAACGCGTCGACGTTCACCGCCCGCGTCGTCACCTCCACCCTCTCCGACCTCTACAGCGCGGTCACCGCCGCGATCGGCGCCCTCAAGGGGCCGCTGCACGGCGGTGCCAACGAGGCCGTCATGCACATGCTGGAGGAGATCGGCGACCCGCGGCGCGCCGCGGAGTGGCTGGACGAGGCGCTGGCCGCCAAGCGCAAGATCATGGGGTTCGGCCACCGCGTGTACAAGCACGGCGACTCCCGCGTGCCGGTCATGCAGGACGCGCTGGACCGCCTGGTGGCCCGCGCCGCCGACCCGGAGACGACCCGGCTGGCCACCCTGCACAGCGCGCTCCGCACCGCGATGACCGGCCGCAAGGGCATCCACCCGAACCTGGACTACCCGGCCGGCCTGGCCTACCACCTGATGGGCTTCGACACCCCGGCGTTCACGCCGATCTTCGTGATGAGCCGGATCACCGGCTGGACGGCCCACATCACCGAACAACTCGCCCACAACGCGCTGATCCGGCCCCTCGCCTCGTACGCGGGACCGAACCAGCGGGCGGTGCCGGGGGCGGCCGGGTAG
- the prpB gene encoding methylisocitrate lyase produces MLHTRTTPAERRRALRERLATGRLLTVPGALNPLSARLIQDTGFEAAYLSGAVLAADLGLPDIGLTTSTEIAARAQQTTRVTDLPVLIDADTGFGEPVNAARTVQLMEDAGLAGLHLEDQVNPKRCGHLDGKTITSREEMVRRIKGAVDARRDPDFLLMARTDARAVEGLDAAIDRAKAYVDAGADAVFPEALGTPAEFEAVRKAVDVPLLANLTEFGKTPLLDTRTLENLGYDIALYPVTLLRLAMGAVEDGLRTLAAEGTQESLLPRMQTRSRLYGLLGYEDYAAFDSAVFDFTLPPGT; encoded by the coding sequence ATGCTGCACACCCGCACCACCCCCGCCGAACGCCGCCGCGCGCTGCGCGAAAGGCTGGCCACCGGCCGCCTGCTGACCGTGCCCGGCGCCCTCAACCCGCTCTCCGCGCGCCTCATCCAGGACACCGGTTTCGAGGCCGCCTACCTCTCCGGCGCCGTCCTCGCCGCCGACCTGGGCCTGCCCGACATCGGCCTGACCACGTCCACCGAGATCGCCGCCCGCGCCCAGCAGACGACCCGGGTCACCGATCTGCCCGTCCTCATCGACGCCGACACCGGCTTCGGCGAGCCGGTGAACGCCGCCCGCACCGTGCAGCTGATGGAGGACGCCGGGCTGGCCGGGCTGCACCTGGAGGACCAGGTCAACCCCAAGCGCTGCGGCCACCTCGACGGCAAGACCATCACCTCGCGCGAGGAGATGGTCCGCCGGATCAAGGGCGCCGTGGACGCCCGCCGCGACCCGGACTTCCTGCTGATGGCCCGTACCGACGCCCGCGCGGTGGAGGGGCTGGACGCGGCGATCGACCGGGCGAAGGCGTATGTCGACGCCGGCGCCGACGCGGTCTTCCCCGAAGCCCTCGGTACGCCTGCCGAGTTCGAGGCGGTCCGCAAGGCGGTCGACGTACCGCTGCTCGCGAACCTGACCGAGTTCGGCAAGACGCCCCTGCTGGACACCCGCACCCTGGAGAACCTCGGCTACGACATCGCCCTGTACCCGGTCACCCTGCTGCGCCTGGCGATGGGCGCCGTCGAGGACGGCCTGCGCACGCTCGCCGCCGAGGGCACCCAGGAATCCCTGCTGCCGCGCATGCAGACCCGCTCCCGTCTGTACGGACTCCTCGGCTACGAGGACTACGCGGCCTTCGACTCGGCCGTCTTCGACTTCACCCTCCCGCCCGGCACCTGA
- a CDS encoding MmgE/PrpD family protein, translated as MFEHHVRVHPSADRLPREDQLAWKLAAVATATGELDADSVTMAVNRVIDNASVAVAALLRRPVAVARAQATAHRGAAPGASVFGTRVRASPEWAAWANGTAVRELDFHDTYLAADYSHPGDNIPPLLAVAQHTGRTGADLLRGIITAYEIHVALVKGICLHEHRIDHVAHLGAATACGLGALLRLPTETVYQAVQQTVHTTTATRQSRKGEISSWKAYAPAFAGKAAIEAVDRAMRGETSPSPVYEGEDGFLAWMLDGPDADYTVPLPEPGEPRRAILDTYTKEHSAEYQAQAIIDLARRLREKIPSPERVRSVVLHTSHHTHHVIGSGSHDPQKYDPTAGRETLDHSVPYIFAVALQDGTWHHERSYAPERARRPETVELWRRITTVEDAEWTRRYHDPDPDRRAFGGRAVITLADGSVIEDQLAVADAHPAGARPFDRPAYADKFRTLAGNAVTPEGQDRFLAAAEHLAELTAPGLDGLFPAVDTEAVAAYDASLPKGLF; from the coding sequence GTGTTCGAGCACCACGTCCGAGTCCACCCCAGCGCCGACCGGCTGCCGCGCGAGGACCAGCTCGCCTGGAAGCTCGCGGCCGTGGCCACCGCCACCGGGGAACTGGACGCCGACAGTGTCACCATGGCCGTCAACCGCGTGATCGACAACGCCTCGGTCGCCGTGGCCGCCCTGCTGCGCCGCCCGGTCGCGGTGGCCCGCGCGCAGGCCACCGCGCACCGCGGAGCCGCCCCCGGGGCCTCGGTCTTCGGCACCCGTGTCCGGGCCTCCCCGGAGTGGGCCGCCTGGGCCAACGGCACCGCCGTACGGGAACTGGACTTCCACGACACCTACCTCGCCGCGGACTACTCGCACCCCGGCGACAACATCCCGCCCCTGCTCGCCGTCGCCCAGCACACCGGCCGCACCGGCGCCGACCTGCTGCGCGGCATCATCACCGCCTACGAGATCCACGTCGCCCTGGTCAAGGGCATCTGCCTGCACGAGCACCGCATCGACCACGTGGCCCACCTCGGCGCGGCCACCGCCTGCGGCCTGGGCGCCCTGCTGCGCCTGCCCACGGAGACCGTCTACCAGGCCGTACAGCAGACGGTGCACACCACGACCGCGACCCGGCAGTCCCGCAAGGGCGAGATCTCCAGCTGGAAGGCGTACGCCCCCGCCTTCGCCGGCAAGGCGGCGATCGAGGCGGTCGACCGGGCGATGCGCGGCGAGACGTCCCCGTCGCCCGTCTACGAGGGCGAGGACGGCTTCCTGGCCTGGATGCTCGACGGCCCGGACGCCGACTACACCGTCCCGCTCCCGGAGCCGGGCGAGCCCCGGCGCGCGATCCTCGACACGTACACCAAGGAGCACTCCGCCGAATACCAGGCCCAGGCGATCATCGACCTGGCGCGGCGGCTGCGCGAGAAGATCCCCTCGCCGGAGCGCGTCCGCTCCGTGGTGCTGCACACCAGCCACCACACCCACCACGTCATCGGCTCCGGCTCCCACGACCCGCAGAAGTACGACCCCACGGCCGGCCGGGAAACCCTCGACCACTCGGTGCCGTACATCTTCGCCGTCGCCCTCCAGGACGGCACCTGGCACCACGAACGCTCCTACGCGCCCGAGCGCGCCCGCCGCCCGGAGACCGTCGAACTGTGGCGGCGGATCACCACGGTCGAGGACGCGGAGTGGACCCGCCGCTACCACGACCCCGACCCGGACCGCCGCGCCTTCGGCGGCCGCGCGGTGATCACCCTGGCGGACGGTTCGGTGATCGAGGACCAGCTCGCGGTCGCCGACGCGCACCCGGCCGGTGCCCGCCCGTTCGACCGCCCCGCCTACGCGGACAAGTTCCGCACCCTCGCCGGGAACGCCGTCACCCCGGAAGGCCAGGACCGCTTCCTGGCCGCCGCCGAGCACCTGGCCGAGCTGACCGCCCCCGGCCTGGACGGCCTGTTCCCGGCCGTCGACACCGAGGCCGTCGCCGCGTACGACGCGAGCCTGCCGAAGGGCCTGTTCTGA
- a CDS encoding short-chain fatty acyl-CoA regulator family protein yields the protein MARRAADRKVYAHARLRRLRREHGMNQVEMARALGISTSYANQLEQSQRPLTAPVLLRIAEVFGVDTEFFSEAGEDRLATDLRAALSDEACGVPLPAPEEITEAARDHPEVARALVALHRRYRDAAEQAAALASPGSGSALLPPAEPHDEVRDFFYAHHNHFEPLDTEAEWTAEALGLRPGRTADALAVRLAERHGVRVVEAAAGRTADARRFDPGTGLLFLSPWLSEGRRAFQLATQLALLEHGPLLGQLADGAADLTSPESRALARIGLANYFAGALLMPYASFHRSAEEVRYDIEMLSARFGVGFETVCHRLSTLQRTGRRGVPFSFLRVDRAGNISKRQSATDFHFSRLGGTCPLWTVYEAFSAPGRILTQVAEMPDGKRYFWIARTITRGGFGHHAPRAEFAVALGCELRHAHRLVYAGGVALDDPRAATPIGLGCRICERRDCAQRARPPAGGRPAIDPDRRTYVPYPVETGGP from the coding sequence ATGGCCCGACGAGCGGCCGACCGCAAGGTCTACGCCCATGCCCGGCTGCGCCGGCTGCGCCGCGAGCACGGCATGAACCAGGTCGAGATGGCCCGCGCCCTCGGCATCTCGACGAGCTACGCCAACCAGCTCGAACAGAGCCAGCGCCCGCTGACCGCCCCGGTGCTGCTGCGCATCGCGGAGGTGTTCGGCGTCGACACGGAGTTCTTCTCCGAGGCCGGTGAGGACCGGCTCGCCACCGATCTGCGGGCCGCGCTCTCCGACGAGGCGTGCGGGGTGCCGCTGCCCGCCCCCGAGGAGATCACCGAAGCCGCCCGCGACCACCCGGAGGTGGCCCGCGCCCTGGTCGCGCTGCACCGCCGCTACCGGGACGCCGCCGAGCAGGCCGCCGCCCTCGCCTCCCCCGGCTCGGGCAGCGCACTACTGCCCCCTGCCGAGCCGCACGACGAGGTACGGGACTTCTTCTACGCCCACCACAACCACTTCGAGCCCCTGGACACCGAGGCCGAGTGGACGGCGGAAGCCCTGGGCCTGCGGCCGGGCCGGACCGCCGACGCGCTCGCCGTACGGCTCGCCGAACGGCACGGCGTCCGGGTGGTCGAGGCGGCCGCGGGCCGGACCGCCGACGCACGGCGCTTCGACCCCGGCACCGGGCTGCTGTTCCTCTCCCCCTGGCTCAGCGAAGGCCGGCGCGCCTTCCAGCTCGCCACCCAGCTCGCCCTGCTGGAACACGGGCCGCTGCTCGGTCAACTGGCGGACGGTGCCGCCGACTTGACCTCACCGGAGTCACGGGCGCTGGCCCGCATCGGCCTGGCGAACTACTTCGCGGGAGCCCTGCTCATGCCCTACGCCTCCTTCCACCGGTCCGCCGAAGAAGTGCGCTACGACATCGAGATGCTGTCCGCCCGCTTCGGGGTCGGCTTCGAGACGGTGTGCCACCGCCTGAGCACGTTGCAGCGCACCGGCCGCCGGGGCGTGCCGTTCTCCTTCCTGCGGGTCGACCGGGCCGGCAACATCTCCAAACGCCAGTCCGCCACCGACTTCCACTTCTCCCGCCTCGGCGGCACCTGCCCGCTGTGGACGGTGTACGAGGCGTTCTCCGCGCCCGGCCGCATTCTGACCCAGGTCGCCGAAATGCCGGACGGCAAGCGGTACTTCTGGATCGCGCGGACCATCACCCGCGGCGGGTTCGGGCACCACGCGCCGCGCGCCGAGTTCGCCGTGGCGCTCGGCTGCGAACTGCGCCACGCGCACCGGCTGGTCTACGCCGGGGGCGTCGCCCTGGACGATCCGCGGGCCGCGACACCGATCGGCCTGGGCTGCCGGATCTGCGAACGGCGCGACTGCGCCCAGCGGGCGCGGCCCCCGGCCGGCGGGCGGCCGGCCATCGACCCGGACCGGCGTACGTACGTGCCGTACCCGGTCGAGACCGGCGGGCCGTGA